The Nitrospira sp. genome window below encodes:
- a CDS encoding TldD/PmbA family protein has translation MNVLNGAWPKLTTSDEFRFLSELVITRSSADHTIVRLRDHHTGTTRFANNQVIQNVDARRGSLAVTVAFGGRHGTAATTDFTAGAIQDTLARAERIARISPVDPEYLGPPDPCLIPVRETAKPETMAAGPPKRLEYANEAIGHCRMENIMAAGVVSSSATTVGIAADNGLFCYEPRADARFSLTVQAGDASGWSAAAHRSIDHLRIQERTLAAIAKSKRGRDAYELPSGRYSVILEPAAVAGLWAWLIWSLDAKSYMKGTSPFTGKLGQAIVDERLTLRNVPDHTDLLGEGFTHEGLPSSSSEWIDHGTLKQLAYDRFTAKAQGVKTIPTLEAPALAVEGPPSHSIQDLIKSTERAILVTNFWYIRPVNPHDLTLTGMTRDGTFLVEKGEIVSPIRNFRFHESPLQAFQQLTSWTAPMEAVTSETGKMLVPAMALPHFHFSSVTRF, from the coding sequence ATGAACGTACTGAACGGCGCTTGGCCGAAGCTGACCACCTCGGACGAGTTTCGTTTTCTGAGCGAGCTGGTCATCACCCGCTCATCCGCTGACCATACGATCGTCCGTCTTCGCGATCACCATACGGGAACGACGAGATTCGCCAATAATCAAGTCATCCAAAATGTCGATGCGAGACGGGGCTCCCTGGCCGTGACGGTCGCCTTCGGGGGTCGGCATGGGACCGCCGCCACGACTGATTTTACCGCCGGTGCGATTCAGGACACCTTGGCTCGTGCCGAACGGATTGCTCGGATCTCACCGGTTGATCCCGAATACCTTGGACCTCCCGATCCATGCCTGATCCCTGTTCGAGAGACGGCGAAACCGGAAACCATGGCGGCGGGTCCGCCCAAACGTCTGGAGTATGCCAATGAAGCGATCGGGCACTGCCGGATGGAGAACATCATGGCGGCCGGCGTCGTCTCGTCGTCGGCGACGACAGTGGGGATTGCCGCCGACAACGGACTCTTCTGTTACGAACCTCGAGCAGATGCGAGGTTCAGCCTGACAGTCCAAGCCGGTGATGCCAGCGGCTGGAGCGCGGCTGCCCATCGGTCGATCGATCACTTGAGGATTCAAGAACGGACCTTGGCGGCCATCGCCAAATCCAAGCGAGGTCGTGATGCGTACGAGCTCCCGTCGGGACGTTATTCTGTCATCCTTGAACCGGCTGCCGTGGCCGGCCTGTGGGCGTGGCTGATTTGGTCACTGGATGCCAAGTCTTATATGAAAGGGACAAGCCCTTTCACCGGCAAGCTGGGACAAGCGATCGTGGATGAACGACTGACACTCCGGAACGTTCCGGACCATACCGATCTGCTTGGAGAGGGATTTACCCATGAGGGATTGCCCAGCTCGTCTTCAGAGTGGATCGACCATGGAACCCTCAAACAACTGGCTTACGACCGTTTTACGGCCAAGGCTCAAGGGGTGAAAACCATTCCGACACTGGAGGCTCCTGCCTTGGCGGTCGAAGGGCCTCCGTCCCATTCGATCCAGGATCTCATCAAAAGTACGGAACGCGCGATTCTGGTGACGAATTTCTGGTACATCCGCCCCGTGAATCCCCACGATCTCACGTTGACCGGTATGACACGAGATGGGACATTCCTTGTCGAGAAGGGGGAAATCGTCTCACCCATAAGAAATTTCCGGTTTCATGAAAGTCCGCTCCAGGCATTTCAACAGCTTACGTCTTGGACCGCGCCGATGGAGGCGGTCACGTCGGAAACCGGAAAGATGCTGGTTCCAGCCATGGCTCTCCCGCATTTTCATTTCTCGAGCGTGACGCGCTTCTAG
- a CDS encoding TldD/PmbA family protein, whose amino-acid sequence MSTPAWDEFAELALNRIAASGAEYGDIRVQDSSTEHLQGEDRRIASIRDTRDIGFGVRVLYHGAWGFAASSVLSLEEVPRVADLAIEIAKSSASVAIEKVRLAPEPVHHDRIVTPYRTDPFSVPLEKKTDLLLNTMEVLQSQSGIARSSASLWARRDRKLFVSSEGTHVEFDLLAGQGDCMATALHEGRFASRSFNTPHLRRGYELIEEADFLREAPRVADQAIEKVKASAVDAGQYDLVLDPEHLSLTIHESCGHPSELDRALGYEANYAGTSFLTTEKRGNFHYGSRHVNLVADNTESETLAATGYDDDGVACQKWDIIRHGIFVGYCTNREVAPKIGESRSCGSNRADGWANIPMVRIANIGLEPGEATRDQLIADVKRGIYIEGHGSYSIDQRRYNFQFGGDAFWLIENGRRTHMLRDVIYHGITPEFWTSCDGVADRSFRQRYGFITCGKGQPGQSGWMTHAASPARFRQVQVIRGEGSS is encoded by the coding sequence ATGAGCACTCCGGCTTGGGACGAATTTGCTGAGCTTGCGCTGAACCGCATTGCGGCTTCAGGCGCTGAGTATGGCGATATCCGTGTTCAGGACAGTAGCACGGAACACCTCCAAGGTGAGGATCGTCGAATCGCCTCGATTCGAGATACTCGAGATATCGGCTTCGGTGTGCGCGTACTCTATCACGGAGCCTGGGGGTTCGCGGCGAGTTCGGTTTTGTCACTTGAAGAGGTTCCCCGGGTGGCGGACCTCGCCATCGAAATTGCCAAGAGTTCCGCTTCGGTCGCCATTGAAAAAGTGCGCTTGGCGCCAGAGCCGGTCCATCATGACCGGATTGTCACCCCCTATCGCACCGATCCATTCAGCGTGCCGTTGGAGAAGAAAACCGACTTGTTGCTCAACACAATGGAAGTGTTGCAATCGCAGTCTGGTATCGCGAGGAGCAGCGCCAGCCTGTGGGCGCGCCGGGACAGAAAGTTGTTTGTTTCCAGTGAGGGAACACACGTCGAGTTCGATCTGTTGGCCGGGCAAGGCGACTGTATGGCGACCGCGTTGCATGAAGGCCGATTTGCGTCGCGCAGCTTCAATACGCCCCATCTCAGGAGGGGCTATGAATTGATCGAAGAGGCAGATTTCCTGCGGGAGGCCCCACGCGTCGCCGATCAAGCGATCGAAAAAGTGAAGGCATCGGCGGTCGACGCCGGCCAGTATGATCTGGTGCTCGATCCTGAACATCTGTCATTGACCATCCATGAATCCTGTGGCCATCCGAGCGAACTGGATCGAGCGCTCGGCTACGAGGCCAACTATGCCGGTACCAGTTTCTTGACGACGGAGAAGCGTGGCAACTTTCATTATGGTTCACGACATGTGAACTTAGTGGCCGATAACACCGAATCGGAAACTCTGGCTGCAACCGGTTACGATGATGATGGAGTGGCCTGTCAGAAGTGGGACATCATCCGTCACGGGATCTTCGTCGGATACTGTACGAACCGTGAAGTGGCGCCAAAGATCGGCGAATCCCGTTCATGTGGCTCGAATCGGGCCGACGGATGGGCGAATATTCCGATGGTGCGGATTGCCAATATCGGACTGGAGCCCGGCGAGGCGACGCGTGATCAGCTCATTGCAGACGTGAAACGCGGCATCTATATCGAAGGCCATGGATCCTACAGCATTGATCAACGCCGCTACAACTTTCAGTTCGGCGGTGACGCGTTCTGGCTGATTGAAAACGGCAGGCGAACCCATATGTTGCGGGACGTCATCTACCATGGGATCACGCCGGAATTCTGGACCAGCTGCGACGGAGTGGCTGACCGCTCTTTTCGGCAACGGTACGGATTCATCACCTGCGGGAAGGGCCAGCCTGGCCAATCCGGTTGGATGACCCATGCCGCCTCTCCTGCGAGATTTCGCCAGGTCCAGGTAATCCGAGGAGAAGGAAGCTCATGA
- the hpnR gene encoding hopanoid C-3 methylase HpnR, whose translation MKFLAVHPGPLMYTKIYLRLEPLGLEMVAQACRQAGHDVRLIDLQADTWKDYEALIRTWRPDAVAFGCNYLANVPEIVDLAKLTKQELPNSFVFVGGHSASFVAKDFLEHGNGAIDCVLKGEGEVAAPKLLEAVEHDRNAITKVPGVVTLDGEGPPAQFIENLDDVRPARDLLRNRHKYFIGVLDPCASVEFARGCPWDCSFCSAWTFYGRSYRTVSTEKAVEELEQVQEPGIFLVDDVAFIQAKQGMEIGEAVAQRGIKKQYYMETRGDVLLRNKEVFQFWKTLGLQYMFLGVEAIDAEGLKMHRKRISLGRNFEALEFARSLGITVAINLIADPDWDRERFEVVRQWCLDIPEIVNISVNTPYPGTESWVTESRELHTRDYRLFDIQHAVMPTKMPLPEFYAELVKTQQVLNKKHLGWAALKGTAKIAAGHLMRGQTNFIKMLWKFNSVYNPELQMADHRRSVVYEMTPPPEKKDKLDAKQLYILPAKGRHGRAIDDATETFVDESRMGTAV comes from the coding sequence ATGAAGTTTCTCGCAGTCCATCCCGGTCCGCTCATGTACACCAAGATCTACCTGCGTCTGGAACCGCTCGGTCTCGAGATGGTGGCTCAGGCGTGCCGCCAAGCGGGACACGATGTCCGTTTGATCGACTTGCAGGCTGATACATGGAAGGACTACGAGGCGCTTATCCGGACCTGGAGGCCCGACGCAGTCGCATTCGGCTGTAATTACCTGGCGAATGTTCCAGAGATCGTGGATTTGGCGAAGCTGACGAAGCAGGAACTGCCGAACTCATTCGTGTTTGTCGGGGGCCATAGCGCCTCGTTTGTGGCCAAGGATTTTTTGGAACACGGCAACGGGGCCATCGATTGCGTGCTGAAGGGCGAAGGGGAGGTTGCCGCTCCCAAGTTGTTAGAGGCCGTGGAGCATGACCGCAACGCCATCACAAAAGTGCCCGGAGTCGTGACGCTCGACGGGGAAGGGCCGCCGGCGCAGTTCATCGAAAATCTGGACGATGTCCGTCCGGCGCGCGATCTGCTCCGAAACCGACACAAGTACTTCATCGGGGTGTTGGATCCCTGCGCCTCGGTCGAGTTTGCGCGCGGTTGCCCCTGGGACTGCTCCTTCTGCAGCGCCTGGACGTTTTATGGCCGCAGCTATCGAACGGTCAGCACGGAGAAAGCGGTCGAAGAGTTGGAACAGGTTCAAGAGCCGGGCATCTTCTTGGTCGACGACGTGGCCTTCATCCAAGCCAAGCAGGGAATGGAGATCGGCGAAGCCGTGGCGCAGCGAGGGATCAAGAAACAGTACTATATGGAGACACGCGGCGATGTCTTGTTGCGCAACAAGGAAGTCTTCCAATTCTGGAAAACCCTTGGGCTCCAGTACATGTTCTTGGGCGTGGAGGCGATCGATGCGGAAGGCCTCAAGATGCATCGCAAGCGCATCTCGTTGGGCAGAAACTTCGAGGCGCTCGAATTTGCTCGGTCCCTTGGGATCACGGTCGCCATCAACCTCATCGCCGATCCCGACTGGGATCGGGAGCGGTTCGAGGTTGTTCGACAGTGGTGTTTGGACATTCCGGAAATCGTGAACATCAGCGTGAATACCCCATATCCCGGCACCGAGAGTTGGGTCACAGAATCCCGCGAGCTCCACACGCGGGATTACCGTCTGTTTGATATTCAGCACGCGGTGATGCCGACCAAGATGCCGCTTCCGGAGTTTTACGCGGAACTGGTGAAGACCCAACAGGTCTTGAACAAGAAACATCTGGGCTGGGCCGCGCTCAAAGGGACGGCCAAGATCGCGGCTGGGCATTTGATGCGGGGACAGACTAACTTCATCAAGATGTTGTGGAAGTTCAACAGTGTCTACAATCCCGAGCTGCAAATGGCGGATCACCGCCGGTCGGTCGTCTACGAAATGACCCCGCCTCCGGAGAAGAAAGACAAGCTCGACGCGAAACAGCTCTACATCCTGCCCGCGAAAGGCCGCCATGGCCGGGCCATCGACGATGCCACCGAGACATTCGTCGATGAGTCTCGAATGGGAACCGCGGTCTAG
- a CDS encoding DUF1295 domain-containing protein, with the protein MESENGIFASDPLPLVLAAYLFMTIVMGTLWAVQRKTRNASIGDVGWCFGLILVVLWYATQASGGFERVALTVMLVALYAGRLGLHILFNRVIDKEEDARYRRLREEWGESESAKMLAYFLLQALAVAVFSLPFLVLMWNPRPPSALVELIGLMIWGVAVAGEARADRQLAHFRADPRNQGRVCREGLWKYSRHPNYFFEWLHWCSYVVMTLGAPGWVFTWIGPIGMGVALLKLTGIPRTEAQALSSRGEEYKAYQATTNAFFPWFPRRTRDAPAGS; encoded by the coding sequence ATGGAATCAGAGAACGGGATCTTTGCATCAGATCCGTTGCCGCTTGTCCTGGCGGCGTATCTTTTCATGACAATAGTCATGGGGACTTTGTGGGCTGTGCAGCGGAAGACCAGGAACGCCTCGATCGGAGATGTCGGATGGTGCTTTGGACTTATTCTTGTCGTGCTGTGGTATGCCACACAGGCAAGCGGCGGTTTCGAGCGAGTCGCTTTGACCGTCATGCTGGTGGCCCTCTACGCCGGACGACTGGGTCTCCACATTCTCTTCAATCGCGTGATCGACAAGGAAGAGGATGCTCGGTATCGCCGCCTACGGGAGGAATGGGGCGAGTCGGAGTCGGCCAAAATGCTCGCGTACTTTCTCCTGCAAGCGCTGGCCGTTGCCGTCTTTTCGCTCCCGTTTCTGGTGCTGATGTGGAATCCCCGACCTCCCTCCGCATTGGTTGAGTTGATTGGTTTGATGATCTGGGGGGTGGCCGTGGCCGGGGAAGCAAGGGCGGACCGCCAACTCGCACATTTCCGCGCCGATCCAAGAAATCAAGGCCGCGTCTGTCGTGAGGGTCTCTGGAAATACTCCCGCCACCCGAATTATTTTTTCGAATGGCTGCACTGGTGCTCGTACGTTGTCATGACGTTGGGAGCACCAGGCTGGGTATTTACCTGGATCGGGCCGATCGGGATGGGGGTGGCGCTCCTCAAGCTGACGGGTATTCCACGGACAGAAGCGCAAGCCTTATCCAGCCGGGGAGAGGAGTATAAAGCCTACCAGGCGACGACCAATGCGTTTTTCCCGTGGTTCCCCCGGCGGACGCGGGATGCGCCCGCCGGTTCTTGA
- a CDS encoding SDR family oxidoreductase — protein MAPRVIVTGAAGLIGQYVVKSASRWAPGRQVHGLTRADLDLTDSVAVERTWQSIKPDIVVHCAALSRTKDCEQDPQLAHRVNVESTAHLARLCKDIAFIFLSSGEVFDGKRGWYREEDAPNPINFYGKTKLQAEQLVLQNPRHTVVRIVLTAGTSQNGDRSFVEDMCRAAQGGKPVTLYGDEFRCPLPAGAIARALWELTDKDLPGLYHLGGQERLSRWEIGQTLLPWYPELQARLAEGSARSHTGASRPADLSLNCEKIQTHLSFPIPGFRSWLKDREHRDVDLWDYEPVCREA, from the coding sequence ATGGCACCTCGGGTCATCGTCACCGGAGCGGCGGGATTGATCGGGCAATATGTTGTGAAGTCCGCCTCTCGATGGGCGCCTGGCCGGCAGGTTCACGGCCTCACTCGTGCTGATCTCGATCTGACTGATTCCGTCGCTGTCGAGCGAACCTGGCAATCGATCAAGCCCGATATTGTCGTTCATTGTGCGGCATTAAGCCGCACAAAGGATTGCGAGCAAGATCCTCAGCTGGCCCATCGTGTCAACGTGGAATCGACGGCCCATCTGGCTCGGTTGTGCAAAGACATCGCCTTCATCTTCTTGTCGAGCGGCGAAGTTTTCGATGGCAAGCGAGGCTGGTATCGGGAGGAGGACGCCCCCAACCCGATCAATTTCTACGGCAAGACGAAGCTTCAAGCGGAACAGCTTGTTCTGCAGAATCCTCGTCATACGGTGGTTCGGATCGTCCTCACGGCGGGAACCTCACAGAACGGCGATCGAAGTTTCGTTGAGGACATGTGCCGTGCGGCTCAGGGTGGTAAGCCCGTGACGCTCTACGGCGATGAATTTCGCTGTCCGTTGCCGGCAGGAGCCATTGCGCGTGCGCTCTGGGAGTTAACCGATAAGGACCTACCGGGCCTCTATCATCTCGGCGGTCAAGAACGGTTGTCGCGCTGGGAGATCGGCCAGACGTTGCTTCCATGGTATCCGGAGTTACAAGCCCGTCTGGCAGAAGGGTCCGCTCGCTCTCATACAGGTGCGTCGCGGCCTGCCGATCTCTCACTGAACTGTGAAAAAATCCAAACGCACCTGTCGTTTCCCATACCTGGTTTTCGGAGTTGGTTGAAGGATCGGGAACATCGAGATGTCGATTTGTGGGACTATGAGCCCGTCTGTCGTGAGGCGTAA
- the ettA gene encoding energy-dependent translational throttle protein EttA, producing MATNDKQVIFSLVNVGKVYPPKKQVLREIYLGFYYGAKIGVLGLNGSGKSSLLKIIAGVDLNYTGEITRSKGYSVGLLEQEPQLDPNKTVKAVVEEGKQELVALLKEYEDVSNEIGSADPDTMEKLLDKQAQLQEKIEAANGWELENQLDIAMDALRCPPADQKVGTLSGGEKRRVALCRLMIQEPDILLLDEPTNHLDAESVQWLEQHLQQYKGTVIAVTHDRYFLDNVAGWILELDRGHGIPFQGNYSSWLEQKKDRLEKEEKAESKRKKTLEHELEWIRMSPKARQSKGKARLNRYEELVNQKQDQVAEDLEIYIPPGPRLGDVVVEAKGISKAFGDNVLYESVNFSLPKGGIVGVIGPNGAGKTTMFKMIIGKESPDAGSIKLGETVKLGYVDQDRSLDGNKSVYEIISDGQDSIKLGKTEVNARGYCARFNFAGTDQQKKVKDLSGGERNRVHLARMLKEGANLIILDEPTNDLDVNTLRALEEGLENFAGCAVISSHDRWFLDRIATHILAFEGDSKVVWFEGNYSEYEADRKKRLGKEADQPHRIRYRKLTRQ from the coding sequence ATGGCAACGAACGACAAACAAGTTATTTTTTCTCTCGTCAATGTCGGGAAGGTCTATCCACCGAAGAAGCAGGTCTTACGGGAGATCTACCTGGGCTTCTACTACGGAGCGAAGATCGGGGTGCTGGGCTTGAATGGCTCAGGCAAGAGTTCGCTGCTCAAAATCATCGCAGGCGTCGATCTGAACTATACGGGCGAGATCACGCGATCCAAGGGCTACAGCGTCGGTCTGCTTGAGCAGGAACCCCAGCTCGATCCAAACAAGACAGTCAAAGCAGTCGTGGAAGAGGGAAAGCAGGAGCTGGTTGCCCTGCTCAAAGAATATGAGGATGTGAGCAACGAGATCGGGTCTGCCGACCCTGACACAATGGAAAAGCTGCTCGACAAGCAGGCTCAGCTGCAAGAGAAGATCGAAGCGGCCAACGGATGGGAGCTCGAAAACCAGCTCGACATCGCGATGGATGCGCTGCGCTGTCCCCCCGCCGATCAAAAAGTCGGGACCCTGTCGGGTGGTGAAAAACGCCGGGTCGCACTCTGTCGGTTGATGATCCAAGAACCGGATATTCTGTTGCTCGACGAACCGACGAATCATCTGGATGCCGAGTCGGTCCAATGGCTTGAGCAACATTTGCAACAGTACAAGGGAACGGTCATCGCCGTGACCCACGATCGGTACTTTCTCGACAATGTCGCCGGCTGGATTTTGGAATTGGACCGAGGCCACGGGATTCCATTCCAAGGCAATTACAGTTCTTGGTTGGAGCAGAAGAAGGACCGATTGGAAAAGGAGGAAAAGGCCGAGTCGAAGCGGAAGAAAACACTGGAACATGAATTGGAATGGATCAGGATGTCGCCCAAGGCTCGCCAATCGAAGGGCAAGGCGCGCTTGAACCGATACGAAGAACTGGTCAATCAGAAGCAGGACCAGGTGGCGGAGGATCTGGAAATTTACATTCCGCCGGGCCCACGGTTGGGCGACGTGGTTGTCGAAGCGAAAGGCATCAGCAAAGCCTTCGGTGACAACGTGCTCTATGAAAGCGTGAACTTCAGTCTGCCGAAGGGTGGCATCGTCGGTGTGATCGGTCCGAACGGCGCCGGCAAGACCACCATGTTCAAAATGATCATCGGCAAGGAAAGTCCGGACGCAGGATCAATCAAGCTGGGCGAGACCGTCAAGCTCGGCTATGTCGATCAGGATCGGAGCCTGGACGGCAACAAGAGCGTCTACGAAATCATTTCGGACGGCCAGGACAGCATCAAACTGGGCAAGACCGAAGTAAATGCCCGTGGCTACTGTGCCCGGTTCAACTTTGCCGGGACCGATCAACAGAAAAAGGTGAAGGATCTCTCTGGCGGCGAGCGAAATCGCGTGCACCTGGCCCGCATGTTGAAAGAGGGAGCAAACCTGATCATCCTCGACGAGCCGACGAACGATCTCGACGTGAATACCTTGCGGGCTCTCGAAGAGGGGCTTGAGAACTTCGCCGGCTGTGCCGTGATCAGCAGCCACGACCGTTGGTTTCTCGACCGGATCGCCACGCACATTCTCGCCTTTGAAGGCGACAGCAAGGTCGTCTGGTTCGAAGGGAACTACAGCGAGTACGAAGCGGATCGAAAGAAACGCTTGGGCAAAGAGGCCGATCAGCCGCATCGAATTCGGTACCGCAAATTGACGCGTCAGTAG
- a CDS encoding lipid-binding SYLF domain-containing protein, which translates to MTIARLVKPFVLFLLLSVIPAQLLSASDVEQENIVDQSRMTLRSFLGDSNMGWFRDHIKDAKGIFIVPQLLKGAFFFGASGGSGVFLVKDEKTGDWSEPAFYTMGAGSFGFQFGAQASEVVLLVMSQRGVESMLSSTFKLGGDVSVAVGPVGGGIEGSTAMNLSVDLLSFARSKGLFGGISLEEAVIATRDEWNRDYYGKDVRPTDILVKQTVTNPQSAILRAALARASGGTSSMDQKTEQIPRP; encoded by the coding sequence ATGACGATCGCTCGATTGGTCAAGCCTTTTGTGTTGTTCCTCCTCTTGTCGGTCATACCGGCGCAGCTGCTGTCTGCGTCGGACGTCGAGCAAGAGAACATCGTGGATCAGTCCAGGATGACGTTGCGCAGCTTCCTCGGAGACTCCAACATGGGGTGGTTTCGTGACCACATCAAGGACGCGAAGGGCATTTTTATCGTACCCCAACTGCTCAAGGGAGCCTTCTTCTTCGGCGCTTCGGGTGGAAGCGGTGTCTTCCTTGTGAAGGATGAAAAGACCGGGGACTGGAGCGAGCCGGCCTTCTACACAATGGGGGCGGGCAGTTTTGGGTTTCAATTCGGTGCCCAGGCTTCGGAAGTGGTCCTGCTCGTCATGTCGCAGCGGGGAGTTGAATCGATGCTCTCCAGCACCTTCAAGCTCGGTGGTGACGTGTCCGTCGCCGTTGGGCCGGTCGGCGGCGGCATCGAAGGTTCGACAGCCATGAACCTCAGCGTCGACCTCCTCTCGTTTGCCAGATCCAAGGGTTTATTCGGTGGGATCTCCTTGGAAGAAGCGGTGATCGCTACGAGAGACGAATGGAATCGGGACTATTATGGCAAGGACGTCAGGCCGACCGATATCCTCGTGAAACAAACCGTGACCAATCCTCAGTCGGCAATCTTACGGGCCGCGCTGGCTCGTGCCTCGGGAGGAACGTCCTCAATGGACCAGAAGACCGAACAGATTCCCAGACCGTAA
- the dapF gene encoding diaminopimelate epimerase, with the protein MKNGFFRGHGLGNDYLVMDPKEMTFQLTPKNIKAICDRNWGIGSDGILALIPSQRANFGLRIFNPDGSEAEKSGNGLRIFARYLHATGKTRKKHFTVETKGGLVSIELHVDRHGDASAATVEMGIATFKPGALPCSLDVPEVIQQSIQAAGRALTFTGVSVGNPHCVVFKPAEEAWSREELLVLGPAIENHELFPKRTNVQLAVPTGPKEISILIWERGAGETQASGSSSCAAAGAAVRLGLVKSPVTVKMPGGVLKIDVAPDFSLTMKGPVAEVARGTLSPSFLRGLR; encoded by the coding sequence ATGAAGAACGGTTTCTTTCGCGGACATGGGCTCGGCAATGACTATCTGGTAATGGATCCCAAGGAAATGACCTTTCAATTGACTCCCAAGAACATCAAGGCTATTTGCGATCGCAATTGGGGCATAGGCAGTGATGGGATTTTGGCCTTGATCCCTTCCCAAAGGGCCAATTTCGGGCTGCGCATTTTCAACCCAGATGGCAGCGAGGCGGAAAAATCGGGGAACGGCCTCAGAATCTTTGCGCGCTATCTTCACGCGACCGGTAAAACAAGGAAAAAGCACTTCACAGTCGAGACCAAGGGCGGGCTGGTCAGCATTGAGCTGCATGTAGACCGTCATGGTGATGCGAGCGCGGCAACCGTTGAGATGGGGATCGCCACGTTCAAGCCAGGTGCCCTCCCCTGTTCACTTGACGTACCCGAGGTGATTCAGCAGTCGATCCAAGCTGCCGGACGGGCCCTGACTTTTACCGGCGTGAGCGTCGGCAATCCACATTGTGTCGTCTTCAAGCCTGCCGAAGAAGCCTGGTCACGAGAAGAACTCTTGGTGCTTGGGCCGGCCATAGAAAACCACGAGCTGTTTCCTAAACGGACGAACGTCCAACTGGCTGTTCCTACCGGGCCTAAGGAAATCTCCATTCTGATTTGGGAGCGAGGAGCCGGGGAGACGCAGGCCTCGGGCTCTTCATCCTGCGCCGCAGCCGGCGCAGCGGTGCGGTTAGGATTGGTCAAGAGTCCCGTCACCGTCAAGATGCCGGGCGGGGTTCTGAAAATCGATGTGGCTCCGGACTTCAGCCTGACCATGAAAGGACCGGTAGCAGAAGTCGCGCGTGGCACGTTGAGTCCATCCTTCTTGCGCGGATTACGCTAG